DNA sequence from the Saccopteryx leptura isolate mSacLep1 chromosome 4, mSacLep1_pri_phased_curated, whole genome shotgun sequence genome:
CAGGTCCTCAGGAAATCACCAGGGTGGgacaaacagtgtgagccaggctgAGGGAGAATCAGAGATGGCACTGGCCTGCCAGCTCTTTTGAAGGAGGACTCAGAAAAGTAGTAATGGTTCCTGCCAGCACTATTGTCTGAGAGAAAGCTGTGCCTCTACtcctgatgccagacaattcactTCTTCCCCGTATATCCCTGCTGCCTTTTGAACTGtttccccagtgctggagctcagagggagtgagtccaagtaagtctATGCCTGAGCCCTTTAAGAGGAAGTACCTGGGACTCCAACAGCCCTCAGTCTCATTCAGTCCAATCCCTGCTtgtttttatagccagaagttatggggacttttcTTTCAGGCACTGTGACCCTAGGCcagggggcctggtgtggggctgggattcCTTGCTCCTCAAGGGGGACTTCTGCACTGGAATATCTTTCCCAATTTTTATTCGTCACATGTGCGTGCGGGACAAGCCtgttctgtctccccacctcctaccagtctctgtatggcttcttctttaattccctgGTTGTTGAAGTTATATTCAGTTTGATTTCAGGTGGTtatgaatgatggttgttctgcaGTTTAGTTGTGATTTTGATGTGATTGTGGGAGGATGCAAATATTGTGtttacctatgccaccatcttAGCTGGTAGTtccttaaaatacattttaagtgtGTATTCTTGTGTGTACTTGTTTGGTTATGTTCatgagcatacaatagagtagaggagagaaggagctgaCATAAGTGAGAACATGCTATATTTATGATCTCAGTATATCAAACAACATGATGAGGTAGGCATTGTTGCCAAGGACAAAATTCTGAAGAGAGGGGAAAATGCTTGGGATTTCCATTCTGTACCTTGGCAACCTTATTCCATTATGGCTATTATTTgagtgttaatttttaaattgttatatacACCTCAGATTCTAAATCCTAAATCACACTGAAAGGAGACTTACTCATAAGCAGATATGACTTCATATTGTGTCTTTGTCAGGCAAGTGGCAAAAAATGTGGCTAGGctttataattactttttagTACAGTGTTATAAAATTGCAAATCTAATTGtgcaagaaaaggaaaatgatgtAAAGGTATACTATATTGCCActaaaagtcatattttaaagatatttaatgaGCTGGGAAAGTGCACACATAGAGtatgatttcctttttctaaaatcacaTAAATGTACACAGAAAAATTAGTAAAAGGAAATCAATCAAATGTCAACAATAGTTATGAACAGTTAGATTGTCGGTTGatgtttttcttcaattttcaatttttctgaattttccatAATGACATATATTAATTGTAAaatcaaataagataatatatattatttgaaattatCAAGAAATAACTACTGTGACCTGGTATGGCTCTGCAACCCACCTGTTCGAACATGAAGTAAAGCAGGGAGACATAGGGCTCTGAACTATTCTTCCCATAAACAAAGGATGAGGATATGGGAGAGTGCAGAACTAGGCATCTGGTGAGGACCACTTACTTGGAAACATGTGGGAAATTTCCTTATCCtatgaaataaataacatttatcttttttatatatttacttgctTACTTATTTACTTAAGTACATTCCTAAAATGGGTTGAACAAAATTCAATTTTACGCTATGCTTTGTTGTTCCTTGGCAGTACAGGAGAAAGGATGGGAGAAAAGTGGAAAAGACAACAAAAGCTTCAGGATGTTCCTCAGATTCCTTGCATTCGAGTACCTCGCTCCGCCTTGGCCACTTCATTACTGAAGGTACATCATAGTATTCACAAATAAAAAGACCTTGTCTGTCTTGCTTTCAAGGCTTGAGGAATTTTCACATCTTTGCTTACACAGGATTAGAGAGAACATTGAGCCCAAAGTCACCCCCCTGTGCATGTTGACAGCATGTGTGAGAGAATAAATGAGTGTGGGTGGTCATACCCTACACCCATCCCGGTGATGGGAAACTCTCTGATCAACCACACTCTGGTTCTCTGCCACAAAGCTAGGGAACGTCCTTTCAGTTAAAATAAGTTAAAGCCATTCTCTTAAATACTCTAAAATTTTCAgttctctgccatgttctcaaGGAGGAATAAGCAACTGGATAAGAATATTAGAAATGTTCCTGCTACCTCTTATTTTGGAAGTTGAAAggtctactaaaaaaaaaaaaaagaagaagtagactttttcttcttattaaataAAACCATAACTTTTAAGGTTTCATCTTATATAATAGAAACTCCCATTGCATTTTGGAGCTTTAGCTCAAAATTTTCATATTATATTCTACTCAAACATTTGATAAGGCTTAATTAGGaatctgttttcttcttcattatattatattttaaaatatctaatttaGACACTGTAAAGCTGAAATAATGTCTTGAATTGTAAAATACTTGGCTTTGCTACTTTCactctgaatatatattttttatattaactttaaGATCTCTAGGCTTCAGGAAAAATAACCCTGACTTACATATTTTGATTTCACACAAAATTTCTATCAGATaaaacttactttatttttataaataattatcttAAGTTTAGATGATTATCaactagtttttaaaatgctgttatTGTTTTGAATTTGCTAGCATAGGGTAAACTTATTTTATCGTTATTTTTCTAGAATGTTGATGCCACTatctcagtttccccctctgcaTATAATAAGCACTTAAATATATTAGGCATGTAATAACAACTGAAGCCCAGGCCCTTCTCGTGGTGCCTTCTAAATGGTCTCCACACCAATGACCCATCTTCCTTTAAGCTTGTTCTCCACAGCAGGGGCAGAATGATCATTCTAAAATGCAGATCTTGTCAGCTTACCGTGCGATATTTTGGGCTGGATGATTCTTTGCCGTGAGACTTGGAGACTGGCCTGTGCATTGTAGGGCACTTAGCAgaatccctggcctctgcccactggATACCAAtagcacccctcctccctcttatCATTTGTGAACACCGAAAATTCtcccagacattgccaaatgtcccttgAGGGTCAAAATCACTGCCGTTAAGAACCATGGCCTTAAATAAAGAGACCTTCAATCgttcctcattaaaaaaaaaaaaatctttaaactcTTAATGTAGCACAGAAGGTTTCCATGATCTTCCCCTGCCCAACTCTAAGGCCTTTTCCAGCTCAGACTCTATATTCTGATTGAAGTAAAGAAAAGGTCTGCTTCCCAGTATACCCAGATATGTTGTGCCTATCAGAAAAACTGTACCACATTCTCCCTCTGATtagcccttctttctcttctagtCAGGTGGTTTTCAAATGTTAGTGTGCCTGCCTCAGAATTACCTGGAGGATTTGTTCAAGCTCAGAGTGCTGGGCCTCACCCCCAGAGTCTCAGATTCACAGGGCTGGAGCaaggcctgagaatttgcatttctaacaagtgccAAGTGATGCTGGTGCCTTTAGAACAAGGTTTCTAGTCCCTTTAAGGACTTCCTAGTCACCTTTAAGGCTAAATGTGTTGATCATCTCATTTAGGAAATTTCCTTGACTGCTTCAGTCAGGTTGTTTTCCTTCAGTTAAACCCTTATCAAATTCCTTATCTATTATTTACCTATCTCCCCTGCTTACTGACAGCCCTTAGCATTAGCGGAAAGTTTTcttttgcccatctggagcctggCCTGCCTCAGGACCCGTGTTGATTCTCACGGTCTACCTTCCTCCCCAGGACTataataatgagaactgagacagaggagggatcaaagggaccagaggaaaagaggacagagggaaaggggatgataggatgggataaacctgaagggaagggggaagggcgctgtaaggaggggggcaaaggagatgttgaggggaatagggaggaggggggatgcattcgagatgaccctagaatctatataaacacaattaatttaaaaaaaagaaaaagaaaacccttggGTGTCCCTCAGCCCAATACTTTGACCTACTTACCTGGATTATTTCATCTTTACGCGCAAGCCAACTACCCCATTGGTTTCcaattggtgtgtgtgtgcagtgagaaaaaagaaaaagaaagaaggagagaggcatCTTATCTTGGGGAAAGTCAGTTTTAAATACATCACACTCTTAATTCCATAAACTCCACCAACTCACGTACACCACGGGCTCGGCTCCCACAGGACCTAGGCCCCGGGCAGCAGCGCTATCTGTACAGCATCCTGAGGATTTACAGCCCCAGGCCCCAGTGGGAGGCCCTGCAGACCCGCTATCTCCGCAGCCTTCAGCGCCAGCAGCTGCTTGGTGAGTTCACCACCTGACCTGGATCAAGCACCTCAGGAGGGGCTTCGGCATTGCAGCCGGAAGTCAGGTTTCCTTATACAAAGTTCAACCAAAATGGCCGCTGCCGGcaagttattttattaatgtagttGATAAgccaagtttaaaaataattattcctgACAATAGAAAGCAAGATTTTATGAGTAAATTAAGAGGGTTTGAAGAAATCTGAGGATGCATTGTTATAAAATGTCAACATTCTCTGAGAGTTACAGGAACTTAATCTagtagaaagagccctggcctCAGGCAGACGGGCCAGGCTCAAACCTCAGCTCAGCCCCTTGCTGGTGGCATCAACTCACAGTGTGGATTTATTCACAACAGGAATATTTCCACTGTTGAGCATTTACCATGTTCCAGACACTGGGCTGGAGGCTCTACATGTACGTTCTCATCTTTTCCCCACTTTAGAGCTGGGGGGAACTGCCGCTCAGGCAGGTTGTGTCACTCAGTCTGGATCACATGGACAGTAATGTCAGTTATGCCCACCATCTACAAAGAGCATGCGTTTCATTCTcgtgctctgctctctctcttctaataAAAACCTCGTGGAGCCTggctgggcggtggtgcagtggatagagcatcggactgggatgcggaagacccaggttcgagatccggaggtcgccagcttgagagagggctcatctgggctcatctgatttgagcaaagctcaccagcttgagcccaaggtcgctggctcgagcaaggggttactcagtctgctgaaggcccgcggtcaaggcacatttgagaaggcagtcaatgaacaattaaggtgttgcaatgcacaacgaaaaactaatgattgatgcttctcatctctccgttcctgtctaaccctctctctgactctctgtctctgtaaaaaaaaaaaaaaaaaaattaaaaacctcgtGGAATTTTATGAAACACAAATGAAATAACGGTTGTGAAAGACTTCCATGGATCATAAGTGACAAGTCCAAAAAGGTATAAATGTTGTtaaatctcttttcttctcaAATATTTTCAGTATTCAGCACCTCTCAATTACACTCTTCTCCTAACTACTGTAGAGCTTTatagctttatttattattattatttctgtaaaCTACTCACTTGGAATTAGCACAACTACTTATACTGTTGTTTCTGtacttgcaaaaaagaaaaacatgttttttgCAAGTGATTTAATAACACAAACAATAATAGTAGCTATCTTTTATTAGGCTTTCCTATTTGGCAGCTACTGTTCTAAACACTTTGCAtgtattgtcttttttaaaactaaacatgTCTACATGGTAGATGCCTTTATAACctacattttacagaagagaaaattgagacacaggtaagttaaataacttgACCAAAGTAATATAACTAGTAAATAGTAGAGCCAGGATTCAGCTAGTCCTGATGATTGTTTGACGTGTTCCAGCAGCAGCATCTAGTAGCTTTGTTTGCAGAGTGAAGTTATATAGAAACCAATAAACCTAGAAGCAGAATAGTCAGTGTTTAGTGCACACAAAATGCACCTGTGCGtgttattaaaatgcagatttccagGCTTAACTTTCTGAGTTTCTGACCCAAAAGGTGTTTGGAGTAGAaccagaaatctgcatttttaaaaagcattattaaaagctTCTTAGCCGGAAGATTGTGCATGTGGTCTGCAGACTGCACTTTGAATACACAGAGAGACTGAATATATTgtctctggtttgaacaaagttttGATACTGAAGATAAGGAATTCACATGAAGATTCTTCATGGCTAAGGTCCCTCTCCAAATGATCTGTCATAATAATCAATGACTATGTATCTATTAATTCACTAAatgataaatgcaaaaaaagaaaaatatacttccTGTCTTTAAAAATCATCCAATCTGAGTGTGCTAAATGCAATTATTTCTATACACTGCAAAGTATAAGAAATTTTGTGAATCTGAATATTTGCCGTGTTTGCCTATTTGTTCTGTGAATTTGTTGAGCTTGAAGTTCCTCTCAATTTTTCCCCCTAGGTTATATTACTCACAAGGAGGCCTTGGCTTGTGCTGCTGTACTTGAGGATTCAACCAAGAAAGCCTTAGCCAAGGAAGCTTCTCAAAGAACCATCTGCAGGAGGGCTTCAGCCATGACAAGGACATGGCTGCCAGCACTTCCTGTATCTGCAGTCCGACCCAGGGCCCAAACTGCAAGGCTCTGATCCCTCAGAAACCAAGACTTTGCACAAGCTCTGAAACAGGCAGTTTGTAAACGTACCCCAGCTTCTAGTAAGTGCTTAGTGTATATTTGTTGAACaagcataaataaaaacttctaatACAAATATCACAACTAGAAATGCTCTTTCCCTCTCATGCATATTAAGTTTTACCAGCAAGAGCAAGTTTAGAGGTTTAAGAGCAATGGAACTGAGTAAATAGCCTTTCACTTCACATATCATCTATAAAGTAAAATGACTTTTGAAGCTTTCAAGGTAAAAAGCTTCCTTTGAATTAAAACCTCCCAGAGAAGTCCCAAGAACAGTGAAAGGGAGCAAGTCACCGGAGGGTGTTAGGTTCTCTATCACTGGGTATCTATTCTCTGAAAGCTACCCACTGCACGTATTGAAAATACCCAAACCAACACAGAGTTAACATTGAGCATGCAGGGCTCTGAAGCCATACCTTCTCAACCACAACTGGACTATGCATTTccatgtcttccttcctctctttttcctcaaAAGCAATAGCAGTCAGTTTGGTCTTAAATCTTCTAGTTATCATTTGACTCAACAATCCTTTTGCATTATTTTGACTTGGACTTATCAACCTGCCACAGCATGATTATTCTACATGCTCTAATTGACCTTCACATGGGTAAGAGAATTCATGCACACATCTGCCCTGGCAGTTAAAGTTACACTCTCAGTAGTACAAGAAATAGCTGTAAAGAACTAATTTCAAGTATAACATTTCCATGGCCCTGATGGTTTTAAGTAAAGCACACAAGACTatgcaaacaagcaaaaaataaggTAACAGCTGttttttttgaaaacataaacaagattgacaaatctttaaccagattcatcaagaaaaaaagagagagaatccaaataaataaaaacagagagtaACAGCTGACACAgtggaaatacaaaggattgtaagaaaataataccaaCAACTATATGGCAACAAATAAGACaatctagataaaatggacaagttcctagatacatacaatcttccaaaactgaatcaggaaaataaataaaatagtgatggatggagacttgactgggggtggtaaacacaaaatacagtgtacagaagatgtgtgtggattgtgcacctgaaacctgtataattttgttaaccagtgtcaccccaataaattcaataaaaaggaacttaaataagtcaacaaacaagtgttggcaaaggtatggaaaaaaaggaatcttcatacacttttggtgggaatatAGATCTGTGAAGctacagtggaaaacagtatggagtttcctcaaaaaattaaaaatgaaagtgccgtctgacctgtagtggcacagtggataaagcgtcgacctggaaatgctgaggtcgccggttcgaaaccctgggcttgcctggtcaaggcacatatgggagttgatgcttccagctcctcccccttgtctctctccctctccctctctctctcttctctctaaaaaaaaaaaaaaaaatgaaagtgccatatgacccagtaattctactctaggaatatatccaaagaaacttaaaacactaatttgaaagaatatatgcacccctatgttcattgcagctttattacaatagccaagatttggaagcaaccaaagtgctaatcagtagatgagtggataataaAGCTGTGGTTcttttacaatggaatactactcagctgtaaaaaggaaggaaatcttaccttttgcaacagcatggatgaatctggagagcatcatgttaagtgaataagccagttacagaaaaataagtaccatatgatttcacttacatgtgaaaatgaacaaaataaactaacaaacaaaatagaaacagactggtagatacagagaacagactgagtgCTGTTCGAGGGGAAGGGGTTGGGtggctaggtgaaaaaggtgaaggaattaagcaaaaacaacaacagcaaaatgcCTCATAGGTACAGATaataacagtatggtgattaccagaggggaaggggtgtggggagaggTTTCCACAATGTGGTTTGATCCCTTTAAATCTTTTACATGCACTTTTatcttagactttttttttttgattgccaCATCAAAAAAGAAGCTTAGGCTAGTCATGCAAAGTATCAAGTAGTCCACTTAGGATTCTGAGCTGCATCCCTGCATCTCAAATCTCAGAAGCACCTTCTAGATTTAAAAGCGAATTGGCAGGTGAATGTCACAGGCCCATATGAAGGACAAATAGCTCTAAGTTGGTGCAGAAAGTCCCACTTGTTGACTCTCCCTTCGGAAAAGATAATGCCCTTCCTTTTAAGCCCCAGCCCAAAGCTTATAAAGAATATGATTAAGAAAGAAGCTCCCATAGGAGGACACTGAGAAAGATGATCAAAGGGGAACCAAGGACAACCTGTAACTTTTAGGAAGTCTACTGTTTTGACCCATTAGAAACTACAGTGCTTGCTTTTACACAAGTCAGTTGACATCATCAGAAAGTCCTTGAGATCAGTGACCTTTCACCTGAAATTACTCCAACCTAGTATAGCGCCTGGTCTATGGTGGTAATCAAAAAACTTGTCCAATGATAATGATGTTCCAAGACTCTGCAATTCAGACTGGCCTCTGAGTTTGTGATCTTATACCAAGGTCCCAGAAAGTCACAACTACAGATGAGGAATATCAGTGATTTATCAAGAGCAGGAGTCAAGAGTAGTCCATTTCAGGTACAGGCAATAGAGTGTATTGTCTGTTAAgagtttcaaaaaaataataataaagctgacTAAAGGtcagtctgctttctgtcaccACCACGAGCCAGCAATAATTCTAAACAATATcagtgataaaatatatatttctttctcaaaGATTTTTTGTTGATCTAAGCTCTAAACCAATTTCTAAGGTTAGTATTGAGTTTTAGTAGTCTATATGTAAGCTTCAAAGTAGTCAAAATAGCACATTTTTATTGCCTTTCTTTtaatagtcattttatttttcttgagaaaTAATTCAGAGAACTCCCAACCCACAGTACATCAACTCATATATCTCCAAACACCATCGTACTATATATTCTTGCATTTAAACAATACATTTGAAATGAATAGTGGATATTATGATTGTAAAAACAAGGAATAGAACTTGAATTACTGCAATTCTTTATTCTATGCagccacttaacatttttttctttatgaacaaTTTTATTGAGGTACAATTTATATGCAACAAATGCACTTAAAGTTCAATGAGTCTTGACAAATGCTTAGACACATCACAACAACCACAATTATGATACAGAGTGTTTCCATTAATCAAAAATTTTCCTTGTGTCTTTTTCTAGAAAATCTCTCCCTCTAACTCTGGCTCATGAAAATCACTGATATCCTTTATATTGCTATAGTTTTGCCCTTTTTAGAATTTTACATAATTGAAATCACTATATAGTCTTTTGTTTCTGGTTTCTCTCGCTTAGTATGATGCTACTGTGTTTCATCATATTGCAtgtacagggttgggcaaaagtaagtttatggttgttcatgtgaaaaataatccaataattaataaataataatacaagaataaattgtgttttgctactcaaaactgtaaacctacttttgcccactttgTATTAGTAGTTTGTGTCTTTTCTTGCCACGTAGcactccattgtatggatataccacattttgcttaccCATTCACTAGTTGATATACATTTGGATTGTTTAATTTTGGACTATTACtgataaagctgctataaatattttttttaacaaaaacagagagagagtcagagagagggatagacagggacagacagacagtaatggagagatgagaagcatcaatcattagtttttcattgcacattgtgacacctttgttgttcattgattgcttcctcatgtgtgccttgactgcaggccttcagcagactgagtgaccccttgctcaagccttgggtccaagctggtaagcttttgctcaaaccagatgagcccgtactcaagctggtgaccttgggatctcgaacctgggtccgcggcatcccagtccgacgctctatccactgcgccactgcctggtcaggcagctgctataaatattttaatgtaaacgtttgtctttagtttttatttctcttagatgGATACCTAGGAGTATGATTACTGACTCATATGGTAGATTCAGGTTTAACTTTGTAAGATACTGTTTTAACATTTTCCAAGGTAGCCACACCATTCTGCCTTCCTACTAACAATGTGTAAGAGTTCTAGTTGTTCtacattctgtttttttctttttttttttttacagagacagagagagagagtccaagagagggatagatagggacagacagacaggaatggagagagatatgagaagcatcaatcattagtttttcgttgcaacaccttagttgttcattgattgctttcttatatgtgccttgaccatggggctacagcagaccaagaaacctcttgctcgagccagcgaccttaaatccaagctggtgagctttgctcaaaccagatgagcctgcgctcaagctggagacctaggggtctcaaacctgggtcctctgcatcccagtacaacactctatccactgcaccactg
Encoded proteins:
- the FAM216B gene encoding protein FAM216B; this encodes MGEKWKRQQKLQDVPQIPCIRVPRSALATSLLKDLGPGQQRYLYSILRIYSPRPQWEALQTRYLRSLQRQQLLGYITHKEALACAAVLEDSTKKALAKEASQRTICRRASAMTRTWLPALPVSAVRPRAQTARL